Proteins found in one Cyprinus carpio isolate SPL01 chromosome B10, ASM1834038v1, whole genome shotgun sequence genomic segment:
- the LOC109108906 gene encoding trophoblast glycoprotein-like, which yields MEMNRKPLRVLSHTLKRYSFSAGLMCLFVLFAEAHKCHDTYMRYDGLVSCEEIMLPLEVPRSTQKLTLYRYNISVLTERAFSANGTDMDLRALSLQDNNIQVIKSCAFCGLPRLVSLDLSHNRLRVVSPGAFYGLERLRHLNLSNNLMTSGAGQLPLALSTDSLCNLQRLDLSGNCFKVIPLSGFGNLNLTTLILTNNSIATLDKHNLAKLIEFEEIHIYLSHNPFDCKCDKVKEFYDWLKNSSQCADVTSLKCAQPEKKKNTLVKDLEKRDMECQNLDARSYVLLGIVLALIGVVFLMVLYLNRRGIKRWLNNIREA from the coding sequence atggaaatgaaCAGAAAACCACTTCGTGTTTTATCTCACACTTTAAAGCGATATAGTTTTAGCGCGGGactgatgtgtttgtttgttttgttcgcTGAAGCTCATAAATGTCACGATACCTACATGCGTTATGACGGGTTGGTGAGCTGTGAAGAGATCATGCTACCTCTCGAAGTGCCCAGAAGCACCCAAAAATTAACTTTATACAGATATAACATCTCAGTTTTAACCGAGAGAGCGTTTTCGGCCAATGGGACCGATATGGACTTGCGCGCGCTGTCATTGCAGGACAACAACATACAGGTGATCAAAAGTTGTGCGTTTTGCGGACTCCCACGACTTGTTTCCTTAGATTTGAGTCACAACCGTTTAAGGGTTGTGTCCCCTGGAGCTTTTTATGGCTTGGAACGGCTACGTCATCTTAACCTCAGTAACAACTTAATGACTTCGGGCGCGGGGCAATTACCACTCGCGCTGTCCACGGACAGTTTGTGTAATCTTCAGAGACTGGACCTGTCTGGAAATTGTTTTAAGGTAATTCCTCTTTCTGGGTTTGGCAACCTCAATTTAACCACTTTAATACTCACAAATAATTCCATTGCGACATTAGATAAGCACAATTTAGCAAAACTAATCGAATTCGAGGAAATACATATTTACTTATCACACAACCCGTTCGACTGTAAATGTGACAAAGTGAAGGAGTTTTATGATTGGCTGAAGAACAGTTCCCAATGCGCAGACGTAACTAGTCTGAAATGCGCGCAAccagaaaagaagaagaatacaCTCGTAAAGGATCTAGAAAAGAGGGATATGGAGTGCCAAAACTTGGATGCCCGTTCTTATGTGCTTCTCGGCATTGTGTTGGCCCTCATTGGAGTTGTGTTCCTCATGGTGCTGTATTTGAACAGAAGAGGCATCAAGAGGTGGCTCAATAACATTAGGGAGGCCTGA